A part of Candidatus Saccharibacteria bacterium genomic DNA contains:
- a CDS encoding phosphatase PAP2 family protein — translation MELIVKLLADGLMVPIVLLAGYALLRRIRRGSIYDIYTHIFMAGITSYIVAKFVGALWQPELRRPFEELGSKAGAAYLNNPGFPSDHTLFAGFLTLAVWYATKNRKLTIAMAVLSLLVAIGRVLALVHTPLDVTGGFVFAGVGALWYVGHATHAKASKNKD, via the coding sequence ATGGAGCTTATTGTTAAACTATTGGCTGACGGCTTAATGGTACCGATTGTTCTACTTGCCGGGTATGCGTTGCTTCGGCGCATACGAAGAGGTTCGATTTATGATATATATACCCATATTTTTATGGCCGGCATTACGTCGTATATTGTAGCAAAATTCGTCGGCGCTCTGTGGCAGCCGGAGCTAAGGCGTCCATTTGAAGAGCTTGGTAGCAAAGCGGGTGCGGCCTATCTCAATAACCCTGGCTTTCCATCGGATCATACACTATTCGCCGGGTTTTTGACTCTGGCAGTTTGGTATGCCACTAAAAACCGTAAACTTACTATCGCTATGGCCGTCCTAAGCCTGCTGGTTGCAATTGGCCGCGTATTGGCGCTGGTACATACGCCACTCGATGTCACGGGTGGTTTTGTGTTTGCTGGTGTGGGGGCGCTATGGTATGTTGGGCATGCCACTCATGCTAAAGCCAGCAAAAACAAAGACTAG
- a CDS encoding DNA recombination protein RmuC produces the protein MEQTLIIGLLVVVCVGMAVLLLIILQRFNELRRSSAVELMKADVTELTRSITSLQQTMGDKLDQSSRGMQVSVQKQLSESAKLVADVTQRLAKLDETNRRVVDVADELKTLQNVLQNPKQRGVFGEYYLNSVLENVLPPGQFQLQYKFSDGEIVDAVIFLEKGLVLPIDSKFSLENYNRMIEASGTERQAYLQKVKLDLKGRIDETSKYIRPAEGTMDFAFMFIPSESLYYDLLINNVGTGGSSRDLIEYAFREKRVIITSPTSFMAYLQTVLQGLRSLQIEQQAKDIQVRVGKLGQHIGKFDEYMHKLGSALGTTVNHYNAAHKELGKVDKDIVKIAGSETGVDPVLLDKPTIE, from the coding sequence ATGGAACAAACACTTATCATCGGGCTGCTAGTTGTTGTGTGTGTGGGGATGGCTGTATTGCTATTGATCATCTTACAGCGCTTCAACGAACTTCGCCGTAGCAGCGCAGTTGAACTTATGAAAGCCGATGTTACTGAGCTGACAAGGAGCATCACATCATTACAGCAGACGATGGGCGATAAACTCGACCAGAGTAGCCGTGGCATGCAGGTTTCAGTGCAAAAGCAGCTGAGCGAAAGTGCTAAGCTAGTAGCTGATGTTACTCAAAGACTTGCGAAACTAGACGAGACGAATCGTCGTGTTGTCGATGTAGCCGACGAGCTAAAGACGCTTCAGAACGTGTTGCAAAACCCCAAGCAACGGGGAGTATTTGGCGAATATTATTTAAACAGCGTGCTCGAGAATGTATTGCCACCTGGGCAATTTCAACTGCAATACAAATTTTCTGATGGCGAAATAGTTGATGCAGTGATTTTCTTGGAAAAGGGACTGGTTCTGCCTATCGATAGCAAATTTAGCCTAGAAAATTATAATCGCATGATAGAAGCAAGCGGCACTGAACGACAGGCCTACTTGCAAAAAGTGAAGCTAGACCTCAAGGGTAGGATTGATGAAACAAGCAAATACATTCGACCGGCTGAAGGTACAATGGATTTTGCGTTTATGTTTATCCCTAGCGAATCGCTCTACTACGACCTACTCATCAATAATGTCGGTACTGGGGGTAGTTCACGCGATCTTATAGAATACGCGTTTCGGGAAAAGCGGGTGATTATAACCAGCCCGACAAGCTTTATGGCGTACCTTCAAACTGTATTGCAAGGGCTAAGGAGTTTGCAGATTGAGCAGCAAGCCAAGGACATACAGGTGCGGGTGGGGAAGCTAGGGCAGCATATTGGCAAATTTGACGAATACATGCATAAACTTGGGAGCGCGCTTGGCACAACTGTCAACCACTACAATGCTGCGCATAAAGAGCTGGGTAAAGTCGATAAGGACATTGTGAAAATTGCTGGTAGTGAAACCGGTGTTGACCCCGTATTGCTTGATAAGCCAACTATCGAATAG
- a CDS encoding aquaporin, which produces MATRKAASTKKAPARKPAAAKTTIRTVKAEPKPAVKTVATSVRSRASVLPNNIVNIVFAELVGTFILTVVALLSVKETGALYVGLALTVLVLTVGAVSGSHVNPAVTFGLWAMRRLKTVLVPFYWGAQFLGAMLAVIVMNWLSSGNVKLNFDHIGSLDWGVFGVELIAAAVFMFGLAAAVSRRELSVVGKAFGVGLSLMVAVVVGTSLLASVRSNYDTSKWAAVGDIQHAFRVTGPTVNPAVALASTEASDASFTGTRANKDEKQYSRLSLEVVLGTLIGAALGGNLYLLVAGARRND; this is translated from the coding sequence ATGGCTACTAGAAAAGCCGCTTCTACCAAAAAAGCGCCCGCCCGTAAGCCGGCCGCAGCCAAAACAACCATACGAACAGTGAAAGCTGAACCAAAGCCTGCTGTAAAAACAGTAGCTACGTCAGTTCGCTCACGCGCTAGCGTACTACCAAACAACATCGTTAACATTGTTTTTGCCGAACTTGTAGGCACATTCATTCTGACAGTTGTTGCCTTGCTATCGGTGAAAGAAACCGGCGCTCTTTATGTCGGACTAGCATTGACGGTACTTGTGCTGACAGTTGGCGCTGTTTCTGGCTCACATGTTAACCCAGCTGTTACATTCGGTCTGTGGGCTATGCGCCGACTCAAGACTGTGCTCGTACCATTTTACTGGGGCGCACAATTCCTCGGTGCTATGCTTGCCGTGATTGTAATGAACTGGCTATCAAGTGGAAATGTAAAACTTAACTTCGACCATATTGGTTCGCTCGACTGGGGCGTATTTGGCGTCGAACTCATCGCTGCAGCCGTCTTCATGTTCGGTCTAGCTGCTGCTGTTAGCCGTCGCGAGTTAAGTGTCGTCGGCAAAGCCTTCGGCGTCGGTCTCTCGCTCATGGTCGCTGTGGTTGTTGGTACAAGCTTGCTTGCGAGCGTTCGTAGCAACTACGATACATCTAAATGGGCAGCTGTGGGTGATATCCAGCACGCTTTCCGTGTTACTGGCCCTACCGTTAACCCAGCGGTTGCACTTGCATCAACCGAAGCAAGCGACGCAAGCTTCACTGGAACACGTGCCAATAAAGATGAAAAGCAATACAGCCGTCTTAGCCTCGAAGTGGTGCTTGGCACGCTGATCGGTGCTGCACTCGGCGGTAACTTGTATCTGCTCGTCGCCGGCGCTCGCCGCAACGACTAG
- the pheS gene encoding phenylalanine--tRNA ligase subunit alpha, with product MIDIETLSSELLARVANSVTPAEVLRDSKLVSLYGEIPKLPTDKRAEFGKKINELKKALEAAIVARKDELSFVELPAIDVTAPMDYNATIPQALPSNEGSQHPLTKEMEVISDIFNRMGFVTEESREIDDQYHMFETLNFPKGHPARDDYDTFMTVETDADGDPLIAPAHTSTMQNRVLEKYRDNLERGEAIAAIVPDRTFRNEDLDARHEHTFYQVEGVYVDKGVHAGMLIATLQKFLEAYYGKQLEVRVNPFYFPFTEPSFEFALSCPFCDDGCNVCSHSKWIELLGCGMIHPNVLRAAGIDPAVYTGFAFGCGIDRLVMMKHQIEDVRHFESGKLNFLRQF from the coding sequence ATGATAGACATCGAAACATTATCTTCAGAGTTGCTCGCGCGGGTGGCAAATTCTGTCACGCCAGCAGAAGTTTTACGTGACAGTAAGCTCGTATCGCTCTACGGCGAAATTCCAAAACTACCCACTGATAAGCGTGCTGAATTTGGCAAGAAGATTAATGAGTTAAAGAAAGCGCTGGAGGCGGCGATTGTTGCACGGAAAGATGAACTAAGCTTCGTAGAATTACCAGCAATTGATGTCACTGCGCCCATGGACTATAACGCCACAATACCTCAGGCATTACCGAGCAACGAGGGTTCGCAGCATCCTCTCACTAAAGAGATGGAAGTAATTTCCGATATTTTCAATCGCATGGGCTTTGTGACCGAGGAATCGCGCGAGATTGACGACCAGTATCATATGTTCGAGACGCTAAACTTTCCCAAAGGTCATCCGGCGCGTGACGACTACGACACCTTCATGACGGTTGAAACCGACGCCGATGGTGACCCGCTGATTGCACCGGCCCATACGAGCACCATGCAAAACCGCGTGCTCGAAAAATATAGAGATAATCTCGAGCGTGGTGAGGCGATTGCCGCTATTGTGCCGGACCGTACCTTTCGAAACGAAGACCTCGATGCCAGGCATGAGCACACGTTTTACCAAGTTGAAGGAGTGTATGTTGACAAAGGTGTGCATGCCGGTATGTTGATTGCGACGCTGCAGAAATTTCTTGAAGCATACTATGGTAAGCAACTTGAAGTTCGGGTTAACCCTTTTTACTTTCCATTCACCGAGCCTAGCTTTGAGTTTGCACTCAGTTGTCCGTTCTGCGACGATGGCTGTAATGTGTGTAGTCATAGTAAGTGGATCGAGCTTCTGGGCTGTGGGATGATTCACCCGAATGTGCTCCGCGCAGCCGGTATCGACCCAGCCGTTTACACTGGTTTTGCTTTTGGCTGTGGTATCGATCGCCTCGTCATGATGAAACATCAGATCGAAGATGTACGACATTTTGAGAGTGGTAAGCTAAACTTTTTGAGGCAGTTTTAG
- a CDS encoding NYN domain-containing protein: MNKKPVVYAFIDSQNLNLGVQSHGWKLDFKKFRLYLKNKYSVEEAYLFIGLVPGNEKLYSSLSSAGYKLVFKPTVQYIENGSVSMKGNVDAELVLYAAAKVYDEYDKAIVVSGDGDFTCLHDYLIEKRKLLHVMVPNRRFSKLLRSQLKYIVQIDQLRTKFAYKPHKNQPVRSVETLGRAGKTSRSSGRSKP; encoded by the coding sequence ATGAACAAGAAGCCAGTTGTCTACGCCTTCATCGACAGCCAAAACCTCAATCTCGGCGTGCAATCCCATGGGTGGAAACTTGATTTCAAAAAGTTTCGCCTTTATTTGAAAAATAAATATAGTGTCGAAGAAGCTTATTTATTCATCGGTCTTGTACCTGGTAACGAGAAGCTGTATTCAAGTTTATCGTCGGCAGGTTACAAGCTGGTATTTAAGCCAACAGTTCAATATATCGAAAATGGCAGTGTGAGCATGAAGGGCAATGTTGATGCCGAGCTAGTACTTTACGCCGCTGCAAAAGTATATGACGAATATGACAAGGCGATTGTTGTCAGTGGCGACGGTGACTTTACTTGTCTACACGACTATTTGATAGAAAAACGCAAGCTCTTGCATGTGATGGTGCCAAATCGGCGTTTCTCAAAACTGCTACGTTCACAGCTCAAATATATTGTGCAGATTGATCAGCTCAGAACCAAGTTTGCCTACAAACCACATAAAAACCAGCCCGTGCGGTCGGTCGAAACCTTAGGCAGGGCTGGCAAAACGTCGAGGAGTAGCGGTCGGTCGAAACCTTAG
- the pheT gene encoding phenylalanine--tRNA ligase subunit beta, which produces MKVSLNTIKQYIDFELPPVDELVAQINSQLGGVEEVIDFGAKYKDAKIVKVVECEKHPNADKLSVCKIDAGTGELITVVCGAPNVHTDMWAVWLPPESVVPSTYDDNEPFRLTARELRGVTSNGMLAAGDELDINNDHNGIIELDVDEWRPYAIEIKSGTSFAAAYGLDDIIIDIENKMFTHRPDCFGQLGVAREVAGITGRQFTSPSWYKVLPEFNRGDVQELRVENNASAVVPRFMAVLVKDVVVKASPLWLQCELVRLGSKPINNIVDVTNYIMLLTGQPTHAYDYDKLRGQALIARMANEGETITLLNNKTYELTPDDIVIADAEGPVGLAGIMGGRDSEVSDTTTNVVLECATFDMYAVRRSSMRHGVFTDALTRFNKGQSPLQNPYILSLLLSSLYDVAGGRQASDIYDVGTTSQALPAVKASVEFINSRLGLQLSTDEVMKLLQCVEIDVSRASDQSTELSIVPPFWRTDIEQPEDVVEEVGRLHGFDKLPRELPRRLASPAAKNTRRVLKQRVRDSLTRAGANEVLSYSFVHENVMKRAGQNTDYAFRLSNALSPDLQFYRLSVLPSLLDKVHMNTKLGYDEFVLFEIGKGHNKHAHAADDGGLPKEPEYIDMVYACKTEKQGAAYFVMRQFAERLMRDLKLAAEFRPSIDAIDGVVSAPFEPSRSATIALADGNILGIVGELKQTVKKAFKLPAATAAASFDLAALQAAVDQKTNGYVPLSKYPTITQDISLKVGCEVSYSTIEAIVREALAAQLIGVLMRVEPVSIYQSPDDMENKTITLHIECTSYEKTLTDDTINAAMEHVAKQAASRSGAIRI; this is translated from the coding sequence ATGAAAGTTAGTCTCAATACCATCAAACAATATATTGATTTTGAGCTGCCACCAGTCGACGAGTTAGTGGCGCAGATCAATAGCCAGCTCGGTGGTGTTGAGGAAGTGATTGATTTTGGTGCGAAATATAAAGACGCAAAAATTGTCAAAGTTGTTGAGTGTGAGAAGCATCCGAATGCCGACAAATTGAGTGTCTGCAAGATCGACGCTGGGACGGGTGAGCTGATCACGGTCGTCTGTGGTGCACCAAACGTTCATACTGACATGTGGGCAGTATGGTTGCCGCCGGAGTCAGTTGTGCCCAGTACCTATGACGATAATGAGCCGTTTCGGTTGACTGCACGCGAACTACGCGGTGTCACCAGCAACGGCATGCTCGCGGCGGGTGACGAATTAGACATTAACAATGATCATAATGGCATCATTGAACTCGATGTCGATGAATGGCGACCCTACGCGATAGAAATCAAGTCCGGTACGAGCTTTGCTGCTGCCTATGGCCTTGATGATATAATCATCGATATTGAAAACAAAATGTTTACCCATAGGCCTGACTGTTTTGGACAGCTTGGCGTGGCACGTGAAGTCGCTGGCATTACCGGACGGCAATTCACTAGTCCTTCGTGGTATAAGGTTTTACCTGAATTTAACAGAGGTGATGTCCAAGAGCTTCGCGTAGAAAATAATGCATCGGCTGTGGTGCCACGCTTCATGGCAGTACTCGTAAAAGATGTCGTAGTGAAGGCAAGCCCACTGTGGTTGCAGTGTGAGCTGGTGCGGCTCGGCAGTAAGCCCATTAATAATATTGTTGATGTGACGAACTATATCATGTTACTAACAGGCCAGCCGACACATGCCTATGACTACGACAAATTGCGTGGCCAGGCGCTCATTGCCCGGATGGCGAACGAGGGTGAAACGATCACGCTACTCAACAATAAAACGTATGAATTGACGCCGGACGATATTGTTATCGCGGATGCTGAGGGGCCGGTAGGTCTGGCAGGGATTATGGGTGGACGCGATAGTGAAGTCAGCGATACGACGACGAATGTTGTGCTAGAATGCGCCACGTTTGATATGTATGCCGTGCGCCGTAGTAGTATGCGACACGGTGTATTCACCGACGCATTGACACGGTTTAATAAAGGTCAATCACCACTCCAAAACCCCTATATTCTAAGCCTACTACTCTCATCTCTTTACGACGTGGCGGGTGGCAGACAGGCTAGTGATATCTATGACGTAGGAACTACGTCACAAGCATTGCCAGCTGTGAAAGCGAGCGTAGAATTCATCAATTCACGGCTTGGGTTGCAACTATCAACCGACGAAGTGATGAAGTTGTTACAGTGTGTTGAAATTGATGTTTCGCGCGCGTCGGATCAATCAACAGAGCTTTCGATTGTTCCGCCATTTTGGCGCACAGACATTGAGCAGCCCGAAGATGTTGTTGAAGAAGTAGGGCGGCTACATGGCTTCGATAAATTACCACGTGAACTACCCCGTCGACTAGCATCACCTGCGGCAAAGAATACGCGTCGTGTTCTTAAGCAAAGGGTTCGCGATAGTTTAACACGTGCTGGCGCCAACGAAGTGTTGAGCTATAGTTTCGTGCACGAAAATGTCATGAAACGAGCTGGTCAGAACACGGACTACGCTTTTCGGCTCAGTAATGCGCTCAGTCCTGATTTGCAATTTTATCGCCTCAGCGTTTTACCAAGCTTACTAGACAAGGTTCATATGAACACCAAGCTCGGCTATGATGAGTTTGTGTTGTTTGAAATTGGTAAGGGCCACAATAAGCACGCTCATGCCGCTGATGATGGCGGGCTTCCAAAAGAACCTGAGTATATTGATATGGTGTATGCATGTAAGACAGAAAAGCAAGGAGCTGCCTATTTTGTCATGCGCCAGTTTGCCGAGCGGTTGATGCGAGACCTAAAACTCGCTGCTGAGTTTCGACCATCAATCGATGCGATTGATGGTGTAGTTAGCGCACCATTTGAACCATCGCGCAGCGCAACGATTGCGTTAGCTGACGGTAATATACTGGGGATTGTCGGCGAGCTAAAACAGACGGTAAAAAAAGCCTTCAAATTACCAGCCGCTACGGCTGCAGCTAGTTTTGATCTTGCGGCTCTTCAAGCAGCGGTCGATCAAAAAACAAACGGCTATGTTCCGCTCAGTAAATATCCAACAATAACCCAAGATATTTCGCTCAAAGTCGGGTGTGAGGTAAGTTATAGCACGATCGAAGCAATTGTCAGGGAGGCGCTGGCTGCACAGCTGATTGGTGTATTGATGAGGGTTGAGCCAGTCAGCATTTATCAGTCGCCGGACGATATGGAAAATAAAACCATCACTCTTCACATCGAATGTACGAGCTACGAGAAAACTTTGACTGACGATACCATCAATGCAGCAATGGAACATGTAGCAAAACAGGCGGCCAGTCGTAGCGGCGCCATACGAATATAA
- a CDS encoding cellulose binding domain-containing protein — protein MATIRTLATWRGTLWRDIALIAVLPLLFVSTSYALYTQKLTVNGTGSGVTYTSSQGLFVSYTKTVVQAGANWNYSIAFIVKNNGTSAIGSWQVGFTMPTGSTSLVCASSVTCSAAGMAVTAYSTATNKTINAGAQRTFTVTFTATVANAVLQNLSVAGYYANTYQTIPGLTVSNTRGTRTKSGQWYYWPYNFTVTNNSTIAISAWRITATWSSTTNRVQSMATTVNYTTSATQLTITSKTAVAKNSTFNFTGSLGSTSTTWVLSGIVIQGMP, from the coding sequence GTGGCCACTATTCGCACACTAGCAACATGGCGTGGTACACTATGGCGTGATATCGCGCTGATTGCTGTACTACCACTCCTATTTGTTAGCACGAGCTACGCACTATACACCCAAAAACTCACCGTGAATGGGACGGGAAGTGGGGTGACGTACACCAGCTCGCAAGGACTATTTGTTAGCTATACAAAGACGGTTGTACAAGCAGGTGCAAACTGGAACTACTCCATCGCTTTTATTGTTAAAAATAATGGCACGAGCGCTATTGGGAGCTGGCAGGTTGGATTTACGATGCCGACAGGCAGCACGTCGCTGGTTTGTGCGAGTAGTGTCACTTGCTCGGCGGCTGGTATGGCAGTTACAGCTTATAGTACGGCGACAAACAAGACGATTAACGCTGGTGCGCAAAGGACATTTACGGTTACGTTTACAGCTACGGTTGCAAATGCTGTCTTGCAGAATCTCTCGGTCGCCGGGTATTATGCCAATACGTACCAGACCATCCCTGGGCTTACGGTGTCGAATACTAGAGGTACACGCACGAAGTCGGGTCAGTGGTATTATTGGCCGTATAATTTTACTGTTACCAACAATTCAACTATTGCCATCAGTGCTTGGCGGATTACGGCGACATGGAGCAGCACGACCAATCGCGTACAATCCATGGCAACAACGGTAAACTACACGACAAGCGCAACTCAACTTACTATAACCAGTAAAACTGCAGTTGCCAAAAATAGCACGTTCAACTTTACGGGCTCGCTGGGCTCTACGAGCACCACATGGGTATTGAGCGGTATCGTGATACAGGGGATGCCGTAA
- a CDS encoding signal peptidase I, whose translation MWWRTLRVVRPTAWMILVAVLTATTLTVWLRVAQIVPIAWITYTIQPLLLVVIASWSLLATRGRSNRARHQSDKAIIVGSAVAMWFVLQFVSGIVFTYTRNALAADGKSIALNILAYSIVAIAIEITRSRLIMLVGRRNAVWFGMIVTIVLALPYMNLGQAVELTSAERVVKMIFIDVVPSLMMSTVLTFLAVAAGFASQLTFRLGIVAATILPPILPKYDWYLIAMSSMLVCVAVYLVIDRSSRPHVNHRAHRISQVRIAYEIMAYSTIVALILFMTGIFAYRPMAIVSNSMKPVFSRGAMIVVQQVPAVDISTGDIVQYQGPGRMVTHRVIAIDYDPSGTGERIFITKGDNSPSQDPVVRAEQIIGVVKFSIPYIGYPTVWLREFSV comes from the coding sequence ATGTGGTGGCGAACTCTGCGTGTTGTTCGTCCGACTGCGTGGATGATTCTCGTAGCTGTACTGACCGCAACGACACTCACGGTCTGGTTGCGAGTGGCTCAGATTGTGCCGATTGCATGGATCACCTATACTATCCAGCCTCTTCTGCTCGTCGTAATTGCTAGTTGGTCACTGCTTGCCACGCGTGGTCGTAGTAACCGAGCGCGGCATCAATCAGACAAAGCAATAATTGTCGGTAGCGCTGTGGCCATGTGGTTTGTACTTCAATTTGTTAGCGGTATAGTTTTCACCTATACAAGGAATGCGCTGGCAGCAGATGGCAAGAGCATAGCGCTTAATATTTTGGCCTATAGCATTGTTGCAATTGCAATCGAAATAACTCGCTCGCGACTCATTATGCTTGTCGGACGTCGGAATGCCGTGTGGTTTGGAATGATTGTGACAATAGTGCTTGCGCTTCCCTATATGAATTTAGGACAGGCGGTTGAATTGACGTCAGCGGAACGAGTGGTCAAGATGATATTTATCGACGTCGTACCTTCACTGATGATGAGTACCGTGTTAACATTTTTGGCAGTAGCTGCAGGGTTTGCTTCACAACTTACCTTCAGGCTCGGCATTGTTGCTGCGACTATATTGCCACCGATCTTGCCAAAATATGACTGGTATTTGATCGCCATGTCGTCGATGCTTGTCTGTGTAGCAGTATATTTAGTAATAGATCGCAGCAGCCGCCCTCATGTTAATCACCGGGCACATCGCATCTCGCAGGTAAGGATTGCCTATGAGATTATGGCGTACAGTACAATTGTTGCACTAATATTATTTATGACAGGCATTTTTGCCTATCGACCGATGGCTATCGTCTCCAATAGTATGAAACCGGTCTTCAGTAGAGGTGCGATGATAGTTGTGCAGCAAGTGCCTGCTGTGGACATAAGCACAGGCGATATAGTACAATATCAGGGACCAGGAAGAATGGTGACGCACCGTGTTATAGCGATAGACTATGATCCTTCGGGCACAGGTGAGCGAATATTTATCACCAAAGGTGATAATAGCCCGAGCCAAGACCCAGTTGTGCGTGCGGAGCAAATCATCGGCGTTGTGAAGTTTAGTATTCCTTACATCGGATATCCAACAGTATGGTTAAGAGAATTTTCGGTTTAG
- a CDS encoding DUF5305 domain-containing protein: MKNTFEQQQYNRRLRIMTTSGIVLLCFALGVAVGLWYQKNSGATVSAPYHYSVSQSISNAVLYHQNSFYGTDDVIDNTAFVAPLTNEIRTQFHYQYSGTKSAALEYRFGVAALIRGTYALSGKEEESANVWTKQYELIAPITKQINGTNFVIDQPITIPYEQYRILIDQYRSALQVPVDGEAIISIVVSVKGVIDGTPFDDTKTSTIALPLTRQIYQPATKYEKNSSKDITTASSRATQAGVSQLLLVTSVVFTALGVALIVFAMRRRIFRTSYQKELDKIYRYHEGIIVRAREHPDLSGKRIVAVKSFDDILNLEEEVKAPIVSSEAGEHATRFMIIKDDVVYMYLLGSLSTTDDEVLREIQDAFDEKTEVAKKPLARTVHRKVQ; encoded by the coding sequence ATGAAAAACACATTTGAGCAACAGCAATATAATCGTCGATTGCGTATCATGACCACAAGCGGGATTGTTTTGTTATGCTTTGCTTTGGGTGTTGCTGTCGGGCTTTGGTATCAAAAAAATTCCGGAGCAACTGTAAGTGCGCCTTATCACTACTCGGTATCGCAATCTATCAGCAATGCGGTGTTGTACCATCAGAATAGCTTTTATGGAACAGACGACGTAATAGATAATACTGCCTTTGTAGCTCCACTTACCAATGAGATCCGCACACAATTTCATTATCAATATAGTGGCACAAAAAGTGCGGCGCTCGAGTATCGTTTTGGTGTTGCAGCGCTCATTCGGGGGACCTATGCGCTATCGGGGAAAGAAGAAGAGTCGGCAAATGTTTGGACGAAGCAGTATGAGCTCATAGCGCCTATTACTAAGCAAATCAATGGCACAAATTTTGTGATTGATCAACCGATCACAATCCCCTATGAACAGTATCGTATATTGATCGATCAGTACCGCTCAGCGCTACAGGTACCAGTGGACGGTGAAGCAATCATTTCGATTGTCGTTAGCGTAAAAGGTGTGATTGACGGCACTCCGTTTGATGACACTAAGACGTCAACTATCGCGCTACCTTTAACGAGGCAAATATACCAGCCGGCAACCAAATATGAAAAAAATAGTAGTAAAGATATTACGACAGCGTCGAGCCGAGCGACGCAGGCTGGTGTAAGCCAACTCCTACTAGTCACTTCAGTCGTGTTTACAGCGCTTGGGGTAGCTCTGATTGTCTTCGCAATGCGACGAAGGATTTTCCGCACGTCCTACCAAAAAGAACTCGATAAAATTTATCGCTACCATGAAGGAATAATTGTACGCGCCCGCGAACACCCAGATTTGTCGGGTAAGCGAATTGTTGCGGTCAAGAGCTTTGATGATATTCTGAACCTCGAAGAAGAAGTAAAGGCGCCAATCGTCAGTAGTGAGGCTGGCGAGCATGCAACAAGGTTCATGATCATAAAGGATGACGTGGTATATATGTACCTACTTGGTAGTTTATCAACGACGGATGACGAAGTGCTAAGGGAGATTCAAGATGCTTTCGACGAGAAGACAGAAGTAGCAAAAAAGCCATTAGCAAGGACTGTTCACCGCAAAGTACAGTAA
- a CDS encoding NAD(P)H-dependent oxidoreductase yields MKTILVVTGSVRPRSANANVVPEVVNALTKQGVGVNIADLAVLAMPFFDAQVPPSDPSFAPEHESVKQWTKMVVDADGVVLVTPEYNHTMSPVQLNAIDWIGKEWERKPVALVGYGWRSGATQAHATAREALAVNLKARVGDSQANLYFMKELNADGTVADREAFERKVDAALNELLELCDTNKSAL; encoded by the coding sequence ATGAAAACAATACTAGTAGTAACCGGCAGTGTACGCCCGCGTAGTGCGAATGCGAATGTCGTACCCGAAGTGGTGAATGCGCTCACCAAGCAAGGTGTGGGTGTGAATATTGCCGACCTTGCTGTACTCGCGATGCCCTTTTTTGATGCACAGGTTCCACCGAGTGATCCCAGCTTTGCTCCTGAGCACGAATCTGTGAAACAGTGGACGAAAATGGTAGTCGATGCTGACGGTGTGGTACTTGTGACGCCCGAATACAATCATACAATGAGCCCCGTACAACTCAATGCGATTGACTGGATAGGAAAAGAGTGGGAACGTAAGCCAGTTGCACTTGTTGGCTATGGGTGGCGCAGTGGCGCTACGCAGGCGCACGCCACCGCCCGTGAAGCCTTGGCTGTCAATCTGAAAGCACGAGTCGGTGATAGCCAAGCTAATCTGTATTTCATGAAAGAGCTCAACGCAGATGGTACAGTTGCAGACCGAGAAGCATTTGAGCGAAAAGTAGATGCGGCGCTTAACGAATTACTTGAATTATGCGATACAAACAAGAGCGCACTGTAG